One segment of Theobroma cacao cultivar B97-61/B2 chromosome 9, Criollo_cocoa_genome_V2, whole genome shotgun sequence DNA contains the following:
- the LOC18589891 gene encoding pentatricopeptide repeat-containing protein At5g13770, chloroplastic: MAISSSPDWSLASTDSYTSKTRKFGLFSSCKTLHFVSFPTSNLPLFHIYSSGCPSPILEDASTNVPSTKLELKFQGSQQFSLPDLDNLNSFLCGLLQDTQNERLAYDYYEKAKRRPGFIPEKPMLQLLIRLINACIRARKFKVVGTLLQVFKSDKVVALIAFNSAMAGYNKLHMFRSTIAVYETMKFNGIFQDAESYCQIMEAYQHLGDMDKVAAFFDEFESRKLDLTPAAPRVYSILCESLGKSGRAYEALEYFRDMTKKGIPVSSSVYSSLIRSFASIRDLTVVEELFKEAAERRMVRDPEVFLKLVLMYIDEGLLEKTLEIVRVMEDANIKVSDCIFCTIVNGFSKRRGYQSAIVVYEELLSQGCKPGQVTYASIINAYCRSGLNSKAETVFSEMEEKGFDKCVVAYSSMIAMYGKTGRIRDAMKLVAKMKHKGCQPNVWIYNSLMDMHGRVKNLRQVEKLWKEMKRRKTAPDKVSYTTIISAYSRAREYEMCLKCYQEFRLNGGLIDKAMAGIMVGIFSKTSRIDELVKLLQDMKVEGTQLDGRLYHSAMNALRDAGLETQAKWLQKNFDAK; this comes from the exons ATGGCCATTTCCAGTTCTCCAGACTGGTCCTTGGCTTCAACTGATTCCTACACATCGAAAACCAGAAAATTTGGTCTCTTTTCATCATGCAAAACCCTTCACTTTGTCTCCTTCCCCACCTCCAACCTTCCATTATTCCACATCTACTCCTCAGGCTGTCCATCTCCTATCCTAGAGGATGCATCAACCAATGTGCCCAGCACCAAATTGGAACTTAAATTCCAAGGTTCTCAACAGTTCTCTCTTCCGGATTTGGATAACTTAAATAGTTTTTTGTGTGGGTTATTGCAAGATACTCAAAATGAACGACTAGCATATGATTACTATGAGAAAGCAAAACGAAGGCCAGGGTTCATACCAGAAAAACCAATGTTACAGCTTCTAATCAG ATTAATTAATGCGTGTATTAGAGCTAGAAAATTCAAGGTTGTGGGGACTTTGCTTCAAGTGTTTAAATCAGATAAGGTAGTTGCTCTCATTGCATTTAATTCAGCGATGGCAGGTTATAATAAGTTGCACATGTTTAGAAGCACAATTGCTGTATATGAAACAATGAAATTCAATGGAATTTTTCAGGATGCGGAATCTTATTGCCAGATAATGGAAGCTTATCAGCACCTTGGTGATATGGACAAAGTTGCAGCATtctttgatgaatttgaaagtaGGAAGTTAGATTTGACACCAGCTGCACCTCGTGTTTACAGTATCCTATGTGAGTCATTGGGGAAATCAGGTCGAGCTTATGAAGCTCTTGAATATTTCAGAGACATGACAAAGAAAGGAATTCCTGTGAGTTCTTCGGTTTACTCTTCCTTGATACGCTCATTTGCGAGCATTCGCGATTTAACTGTGGTCGAAGAACTATTCAAAGAGGCGGCGGAGAGGAGGATGGTAAGGGATCCAGAAGTGTTTTTGAAACTTGTATTGATGTACATAGATGAAGGGTTGCTAGAAAAAACTTTGGAAATTGTGAGGGTGATGGAGGATGCCAACATAAAGGTTTCTGATTGTATTTTTTGTACAATAGTCAATGGCTTCTCCAAAAGGAGAGGGTATCAATCCGCTATTGTAGTTTATGAGGAGCTGCTTTCTCAAGGCTGCAAACCAGGTCAAGTAACTTATGCGTCTATCATAAATGCCTACTGCCGTAGTGGTCTCAACTCGAAAGCTGAAACGGTATTTTCAGAGATGGAGGAGAAGGGGTTTGATAAATGTGTTGTGGCATATTCGAGCATGATAGCAATGTATGGGAAAACAGGGAGGATAAGAGATGCAATGAAGCTTGTGGCTAAAATGAAACACAAAGGGTGTCAGCCCAATGTATGGATTTATAATTCTTTGATGGACATGCATGGGAGAGTGAAGAACTTGAGACAGGTGGAGAAGCTTTGGAAGGAAATGAAGCGGAGAAAGACGGCACCAGATAAAGTTAGCTACACTACTATCATCAGCGCTTACAGTCGAGCAAGGGAGTATGAGATGTGCCTTAAATGCTACCAGGAGTTTAGACTGAACGGGGGTTTGATTGATAAGGCTATGGCTGGCATCATGGTTGGTATTTTCTCTAAAACAAGTCGGATTGATGAGTTGGTGAAGCTTCTGCAGGACATGAAAGTTGAAGGAACTCAGTTAGATGGAAGGCTATATCATTCAGCTATGAATGCCTTGAGGGATGCTGGGTTGGAAACACAGGCTAAATGGTTGCAAAAGAATTTTGATGCTAAGTAG
- the LOC18589892 gene encoding protein AE7 isoform X1: MVSGLINANPVVYEKKERRLRNLATLPDEYAVEPIDQQEIFDHIRDIKDPEHPYSLEELKVITEDAIEVDHERSYVRVTFTPTVEHCSMATVIGLCLRVKLMRSLPSRYKMDIRVAPGTHATEAAGPNLKHQLLENVKIRTSAKKKKTNEMDELISAESIINVAILLGDNIRDVGRDLGKSIGIETTKSSRVKWGIS, translated from the exons ATGGTATCCGGTTTGATAAATGCAAATCCTGTTGTGTACGAGAAGAAAGAGCGGCGGCTTCGTAACTTAGCAACTCTACCTGATGAATACGCGGTGGAACCTATTGACCAGCAAGAAATTTTTG ATCATATTAGAGATATAAAGGATCCAGAGCATCCCTACTCTTTAGAAGAGCTTAAAGTAATAACTGAAGATGCCATTGAAGTAGACCATGAGCGTAGTTATGTTAG GGTCACATTTACTCCTACTGTTGAACATTGTAGTATGGCTACAGTCATTGGTCTTTGCTTGAGAGTCAAACTTATGAGGAGTCTCCCTTCTCGCTACAAG ATGGATATAAGGGTTGCACCAGGAACTCATGCAACTGAAGCTGCAG GGCCCAACCTTAAGCATCAACTGTTGGAAAACGTGAAAATACGCACTtcagcaaagaagaaaaagaccaATGAGATGGATGAATTGATTTCGGCTGaatcaattattaatgttGCCATATTATTGGGTGATAACATAAGAGATGTTGGAAGAGATTTGGGCAAGAGTATTGGGATTGAAACGACGAAAAGCTCAAGAGTTAAATGGGGCATTAGTTGA
- the LOC18589892 gene encoding protein AE7 isoform X2, whose product MVSGLINANPVVYEKKERRLRNLATLPDEYAVEPIDQQEIFDHIRDIKDPEHPYSLEELKVITEDAIEVDHERSYVRVTFTPTVEHCSMATVIGLCLRVKLMRSLPSRYKMDIRVAPGTHATEAAVNKQLNDKERVAAALENPNLLDMVDECLAPSYG is encoded by the exons ATGGTATCCGGTTTGATAAATGCAAATCCTGTTGTGTACGAGAAGAAAGAGCGGCGGCTTCGTAACTTAGCAACTCTACCTGATGAATACGCGGTGGAACCTATTGACCAGCAAGAAATTTTTG ATCATATTAGAGATATAAAGGATCCAGAGCATCCCTACTCTTTAGAAGAGCTTAAAGTAATAACTGAAGATGCCATTGAAGTAGACCATGAGCGTAGTTATGTTAG GGTCACATTTACTCCTACTGTTGAACATTGTAGTATGGCTACAGTCATTGGTCTTTGCTTGAGAGTCAAACTTATGAGGAGTCTCCCTTCTCGCTACAAG ATGGATATAAGGGTTGCACCAGGAACTCATGCAACTGAAGCTGCAG TTAATAAACAACTGAATGATAAAGAACGAGTTGCGGCAGCACTAGAAAACCCAAACCTTTTGGATATGGTTGATGAATGTCTGGCTCCATCGTATGGTTGA
- the LOC18589893 gene encoding zinc finger CCCH domain-containing protein 53, which translates to MDSYEATRIVFSRIQNLDPENASKIMGYLLIQDHGEKEMIRLAFGPEALIHSLILKAKTHLGFSISSPPTPCTPSSSPFSSRPSALSIPSSSRLTATNNTNGFEITNPSSPSTNTWPPLSHRPISPSSNSSLSYASIVNGTSNIANGSGSLPSMASCGNTCNDNEFIDDYHFQDHLSFLNDSKPEDLFDPRLDLAMSPTGYTDSPLHRRSFSVPGLCFGAEDVNSGVGWKPCLYFARGFCKNGTSCRFLHGDCADVAAIVGSPSKLNELEQCQELLRSKALQQQQQQQQQQHKLAAGSQFLAGASFPYSKCVNFLLQQQNDTHRSAAAAFMMGDELHKFGRCRPERNDFAAVGLGGSVNPGSRQIYLTFPADSTFKEEDVSNYFSIYGPVQDVRIPYQQKRMFGFVTFVYPETVKLILAKGNPHFVCDSRVLVKPYKEKGKVQEKKQQHQQQQLERGEYSTCSSPSGLDSREPFDFHLGTRMLYNNTQEMLLRRKLEEQADLQQAIELQGRRLINLQLLDFKDHNHPQYHHGLSTGSPIPSPTVSHTPNNQALIFPADGIDQEDPEENGGSPVTVISKLATANADKQLEEVNPGCNHINETGNSNTKEEKANTEESDLPESLEHILPDNLFASPKKSAGDHLTVFSANSVEADNKTTSPTTSCSNSNPSLANTSSLNMASLKSCFLQMPRYSSGHGTIGM; encoded by the exons ATGGATTCATATGAAGCTACAAGGATAGTTTTTTCAAGGATCCAAAACTTGGACCCTGAAAATGCTTCAAAAATCATGGGTTATCTCCTCATTCAAGACCATGGAGAGAAGGAAATGATACGTTTAGCCTTTGGACCAGAAGCTCTTATCCACTCTCTAATCCTGAAAGCCAAAACACACCTAGGATTTTCCATCTCAAGCCCACCAACTCCTTGCactccttcttcttctcctttttcttccaGGCCAAGCGCCTTATCCATCCCTTCTTCTTCAAGACTTACCGCTACCAACAACACCAATGGCTTTGAAATTACGAACCCTTCTTCTCCATCCACTAATACTTGGCCTCCTCTTAGCCATCGTCCCATCAGTCCAAGCTCAAATTCCTCTCTTTCTTATGCCAGTATTGTTAATGGAACCAGTAACATTGCAAATGGCTCTGGATCTTTACCCTCAATGGCTTCATGTGGAAATACCTGCAATGACAATGAATTCATTGATGACTACCACTTCCAGGACCATCTTTCGTTTCTCAACGACTCAAAACCTGAAGATTTGTTTGATCCTCGGCTTGACTTAGCAATGAGTCCAACTGGCTACACTGATTCTCCTTTACATAGGAGGAGTTTTTCGGTTCCTGGACTGTGTTTTGGGGCTGAAGATGTGAATTCTGGGGTTGGATGGAAGCCTTGTTTGTACTTTGCTAGAGGGTTTTGTAAGAATGGTACTAGCTGTAGGTTTCTTCATGGAGATTGTGCTGATGTTGCTGCTATTGTGGGTTCTCCAAGCAAGCTTAATGAGTTGGAACAGTGCCAAGAGTTGcttagatcaaaagctcttcaacaacagcagcagcagcagcaacaaCAACACAAGCTAGCTGCAGGTTCGCAGTTCCTGGCTGGAGCTTCTTTTCCATACAGCAAGTGTGTTAATTTCCTTCTTCAACAACAAAATGACACTCATAG ATCAGCAGCGGCAGCATTCATGATGGGAGATGAGCTTCATAAGTTTGGGCGGTGCCGTCCAGAAAGAAATGATTTTGCAGCAGTGGGGTTAGGAGGATCAGTTAATCCAGGCTCTAGACAGATTTATTTGACATTTCCAGCTGACAGTACTTTTAAGGAAGAAGATGTTTCAAATTACTTCAG CATCTACGGACCAGTGCAAGATGTGAGGATACCTTACCAGCAAAAGAGGATGTTTGGGTTTGTTACATTTGTGTATCCAGAGACAGTGAAGCTCATTTTGGCCAAAGGAAACCCTCATTTTGTCTGCGATTCTCGTGTGCTCGTCAAGCCTTACAAGGAGAAGGGGAAAGTCCAAGAAAA GAAGCAACAACATCAGCAACAACAATTGGAGAGAGGAGAGTATTCCACATGCTCAAGTCCGTCTGGGCTTGATTCCAGGGAGCCATTTGATTTCCATCTCG GAACAAGAATGTTGTACAACAATACTCAAGAGATGCTGTtgagaaggaaattggaagaGCAGGCTGATTTGCAGCAAGCCATTGAGCTTCAAGGAAGAAGGTTAATAAATTTGCAGCTGCTGGACTTCAAGGATCATAATCATCCTCAGTACCATCATGGTCTGTCCACTGGCTCCCCTATTCCTTCACCGACTGTATCTCATACTCCCAACAATCAAGCACTCATTTTTCCAGCTGATGGCATTGATCAAGAAGACCCAGAAG AGAACGGTGGTAGCCCAGTCACAGTTATTTCCAAATTGGCTACTGCAAATGCCGATAAGCAGCTGGAGGAAGTGAATCCAGGTTGTAATCACATCAATGAGACTGGTAATAGTAATACTAAGGAGGAGAAGGCCAACACTGAAGAAAGTGATCTCCCTGAAAG CTTGGAGCACATTCTCCCTGATAACCTGTTCGCTTCTCCTAAGAAATCAGCTGGTGATCACCTCACTGTCTTCTCTGCCAATTCTGTAGAGGCTGACAACAAAACCACTAGTCCAACTACATCTTGCTCTAACAGTAACCCTTCACTGGCCAACACCTCCAGCCTCAATATGGCTTCTCTAAAATCTTGTTTTCTACAAATGCCCAG GTATTCTTCTGGGCATGGAACCATTGGCATGTAG